One genomic segment of Tiliqua scincoides isolate rTilSci1 chromosome 6, rTilSci1.hap2, whole genome shotgun sequence includes these proteins:
- the C1QTNF7 gene encoding complement C1q tumor necrosis factor-related protein 7: MLGSVAPKQAPRMFLLLYITSLVIYTSGQPLHHQFKGENYSTRYICSIPGLPGPEGPPGANGSPGPHGRIGIPGRDGRDGRKGEKGEKGTAGLRGKTGPVGQAGEKGDQGESGKRGPNGLGGTKGDVGSVGPAGPKGDKGERGEPGEPGICKCGKIVLKSAFSVGITTSYPEERLPIVFNKVLFNEGGHYNPSNGKFICAIPGIYYFSYDITLANKHLAIGLVHNGKFRIKTFDANTGNHDVASGSTVMYLQPEDEVWLEIFYTDQNGLFADPTWADSLFSGFLLYVDTDYLDALSDDDEL, from the exons CCCCAAGGATGTTTCTGTTACTGTATATCACTAGCCTGGTCATCTATACAAGCGGACAACCTCTTCACCACCAGTTTAAAGGAGAAAATTATTCTACAAGGTACATTTGTAGCATACCTGGATTGCCAGGTCCTGAAGGGCCACCTGGAGCTAATGGATCACCTGGACCTCATGGGCGCATCGGCATCCCAGGACGAGATGGCAGAGATGGCAGGAAGGGAGAAAAGGGCGAGAAGGGAACTGCAG gcttaaGAGGGAAGACTGGTCCTGTAGGGCAGGCTGGAGAGAAAGGAGACCAGGGAGAATCTGGTAAAAGAGGACCTAATGGACTGGGAGGTACAAAAGGAGATGTGGGCTCTGTCGGCCCAGCAGGCCCAAAAGGAGataaaggagaaagaggagaaccAGGTGAACCAGGAATCTGTAAGTGTGGGAAAATAGTCCTCAAGTCTGCCTTTTCTGTTGGAATCACCACAAGCTACCCAGAAGAAAGACTGCCCATCGTATTCAATAAAGTCCTCTTCAACGAAGGAGGGCATTACAACCCTTCCAATGGGAAGTTCATCTGTGCCATCCCAGGGATCTATTACTTCTCCTATGACATCACCTTGGCCAATAAACATCTGGCCATTGGCCTAGTGCATAATGGGAAATTCCGGATAAAGACGTTTGACGCGAATACAGGAAACCACGATGTAGCTTCTGGGTCCACAGTGATGTACCTTCAGCCGGAGGATGAGGTGTGGCTTGAGATTTTCTATACGGATCAGAACGGTCTCTTTGCTGATCCCACATGGGCAGACAGTCTGTTTTCAGGATTCCTCTTGTATGTGGATACAGACTATCTTGACGCCTTGTCAGACGACGACGAACTATAA